The proteins below are encoded in one region of bacterium:
- a CDS encoding SPOR domain-containing protein: MRPRNAVPLIVLALAAALGAALPTLAALTTVAGLFEAGRYDEARSALDAAGEGARPGEDLLWRSRLEADPDAALALLASVRDDGGVPAETRQRAALEAAGIEAGRGRHREALEILAPLLGGDTGALPGLVHLRAGLSLRALGQLQQAREMLASVRPGDPQFVLARFSLGDIALEQNDPSLAERYFAAADKAGTSDDARRTAAGRWRALMAAGDDRAAAALADALADDDPGSLSLLEIRRLRQLEEEEHAARRATDEPEPVAARSVDRTGRYSLQLGAFSDRGLALEFQRRFAGQLPDLRIDKTRDDRGQFLYKVRTGYYVNPALARTDAGEMQRRLGIDVMVAELTDVVGGTGN; the protein is encoded by the coding sequence ATGAGACCGCGGAACGCCGTCCCGCTGATCGTCCTGGCCCTCGCCGCCGCCCTCGGTGCGGCCCTGCCCACCCTGGCCGCCCTGACGACAGTCGCCGGTCTCTTCGAGGCCGGCCGCTACGACGAGGCCCGCAGCGCCCTGGACGCGGCGGGCGAGGGAGCCCGCCCCGGCGAGGACCTGCTCTGGCGGAGCCGCCTCGAAGCCGATCCGGACGCGGCCCTCGCCCTGCTGGCCTCGGTGCGCGACGACGGCGGCGTGCCCGCCGAGACGCGGCAGCGCGCCGCGCTCGAAGCGGCGGGAATCGAGGCCGGTCGCGGGCGCCACCGGGAAGCCCTGGAGATCCTGGCCCCGCTCCTCGGCGGCGACACCGGTGCCCTGCCCGGACTGGTGCACCTGCGCGCCGGCCTCTCGCTGCGCGCGCTCGGCCAGCTCCAGCAGGCCCGCGAAATGCTGGCCTCGGTGCGGCCCGGGGATCCCCAGTTCGTTCTCGCGCGCTTCTCCCTCGGCGACATCGCCCTCGAGCAGAACGATCCGTCGCTGGCCGAACGCTACTTCGCCGCCGCCGACAAGGCCGGCACGTCCGACGACGCGCGCCGCACCGCCGCCGGCCGCTGGCGGGCCCTGATGGCGGCCGGCGACGACAGGGCCGCCGCCGCCCTGGCCGATGCCCTGGCCGACGACGACCCGGGCAGCCTTTCGCTCCTGGAGATCCGCCGTCTGCGCCAGTTGGAGGAGGAGGAGCACGCGGCCAGGCGGGCGACCGACGAACCGGAACCCGTCGCCGCCCGATCGGTCGACCGCACCGGGCGCTACTCGCTGCAGCTCGGCGCCTTCAGCGACCGGGGCCTGGCCCTGGAATTCCAGCGGCGCTTCGCCGGTCAGCTGCCCGATCTGCGCATCGACAAGACCCGCGACGACCGTGGCCAGTTCCTCTACAAGGTGCGCACGGGCTACTACGTGAATCCGGCCCTGGCCCGCACCGACGCGGGCGAGATGCAGCGCCGACTGGGCATCGACGTCATGGTGGCCGAACTGACCGACGTGGTCGGCGGGACCGGGAACTGA
- the miaB gene encoding tRNA (N6-isopentenyl adenosine(37)-C2)-methylthiotransferase MiaB: MATFQGNLPDFTTAADVPAGGRNAAVYIETYGCQMNVYDSQAIDGLLRRAGYTLVEHDLQADVILLNTCSVRELAEHKIISRVGELRHRRTRADLPEPIIGICGCMAERLGPELRKGPRKVDLVVGVDNYDTLPGLLGDLTGDRGDAAPAGLSRTVTGHRSDAHYVAPPSLYPTNNSHLVTIHKGCDYKCTYCIVPATRGPQSEKSPDAILAEITDIVAGGGTEVTLLGQNVTAYNWQGGLDFAALLEKVVEISGLERIRFLTGHPRDMHRHTMDAIGRLDKVCPWLHVPVQAGADRVLRRMKRLYTADEYLAMVAYARNVIPDVTFSTDFIVGFPGETAAEFEATLEMARKVRYDQAFCFKYSVRPGVPAAKLDDDVGAEEKKRRLAALLAVQEEVWRGIADGCVGSAWDAVVEGPARHQEAAGDGPSWRLRTGNNRKVILHGGAYEVGQTVPVRITGWKNTTFLGEARD, from the coding sequence ATGGCCACGTTCCAGGGCAACCTGCCCGACTTCACGACCGCGGCCGATGTCCCCGCCGGCGGCCGCAACGCCGCGGTGTACATCGAGACCTACGGCTGCCAGATGAACGTCTACGACTCCCAGGCCATCGACGGGCTGCTGCGGCGCGCCGGCTACACCCTGGTCGAACACGACCTGCAGGCCGACGTCATCCTGCTGAACACCTGCAGCGTGCGCGAACTGGCCGAGCACAAGATCATCTCGCGGGTGGGGGAGCTGCGTCACCGCCGGACCAGGGCCGACCTCCCCGAACCGATCATCGGCATCTGCGGCTGCATGGCCGAGCGCCTCGGGCCCGAGCTGCGCAAGGGGCCGCGCAAGGTCGATCTCGTGGTGGGGGTCGACAACTACGACACCCTGCCGGGCCTGCTCGGCGACCTGACCGGCGACCGGGGCGACGCCGCACCGGCCGGGCTTTCCCGGACGGTCACCGGCCACCGCAGCGACGCCCACTACGTGGCGCCCCCGAGCCTCTACCCGACCAACAACTCGCACCTGGTCACCATCCACAAGGGCTGCGACTACAAGTGCACCTACTGCATCGTGCCGGCCACCCGGGGCCCCCAGAGCGAGAAGTCCCCGGACGCGATCCTGGCCGAGATCACCGACATCGTGGCCGGCGGCGGCACCGAGGTGACCCTGCTCGGCCAGAATGTGACGGCCTACAACTGGCAGGGAGGTCTTGATTTCGCGGCCCTGCTTGAGAAAGTGGTCGAGATCAGCGGTCTCGAGCGGATCCGCTTCCTGACCGGGCACCCGCGGGACATGCACCGGCACACCATGGACGCCATCGGGCGCCTGGACAAGGTGTGCCCCTGGCTGCACGTGCCGGTGCAGGCGGGGGCCGACCGGGTGCTGCGCCGCATGAAGCGCCTCTACACGGCGGACGAATACCTCGCGATGGTGGCCTACGCCCGGAACGTCATCCCCGACGTGACGTTCTCCACGGACTTCATCGTGGGCTTCCCGGGAGAAACCGCGGCCGAGTTCGAGGCAACGCTTGAGATGGCCCGAAAGGTCCGCTACGATCAGGCCTTCTGCTTCAAGTACTCGGTGCGACCGGGGGTTCCGGCGGCCAAGCTGGACGACGACGTCGGCGCCGAGGAGAAGAAGCGGCGTCTGGCGGCCCTGCTGGCCGTCCAGGAAGAGGTCTGGCGCGGCATCGCCGACGGCTGCGTCGGCAGCGCGTGGGACGCGGTCGTCGAAGGTCCGGCCCGCCATCAGGAGGCGGCCGGCGACGGCCCCTCGTGGCGGCTGCGCACCGGGAACAACCGCAAGGTGATCCTGCACGGCGGCGCCTACGAGGTGGGGCAGACGGTGCCGGTGCGCATCACCGGCTGGAAGAACACGACCTTCCTGGGCGAGGCCCGGGACTGA
- the mtaB gene encoding tRNA (N(6)-L-threonylcarbamoyladenosine(37)-C(2))-methylthiotransferase MtaB translates to MELHELQPLTSAPAAGTGGVPLRAAFWTLGCRLNQYDTEGLKKTMAGLYDIEIVDWHSPAQLYVLNSCTVTAKADQECRRLARQVKRRFPASKVVVVGCYAQTQPEALTAIPEIDGVVGNTAKDDVQMWLPEVLGDDVPTLKVEEFAADPVFDSPLIDEFSGRSRAFVKIQDGCNLRCTYCLIWRARGPGRSRSVDDVLAQLRVLVDKGYPETILAGIHLGGYGRDTDARLLLPDLLDRCLAELPDLRIRLSSIHPNEVTPRLLDFYRDNPRMRPHLHISLQSGSSGVLKRMKRPYRGDRAWEAIRAAAAVQPHFGLGADIIVGFPGETDAEFEETRRMIAELPFSYLHVFRFSPRPGTAAADMPDQVHPETIAARSEILRRLADAKQEEFARALVGTVREAVVEAESAVPGWRDATTDNYVTVRVPDDGRRPGALVAVRATDYRNGHLHAEVVDELNPPMRLPEVG, encoded by the coding sequence ATGGAACTGCACGAACTGCAACCCCTGACCAGCGCGCCCGCCGCCGGCACCGGCGGCGTGCCCCTGCGCGCCGCCTTCTGGACCCTCGGCTGCCGGCTCAACCAGTACGACACCGAGGGGCTGAAGAAGACCATGGCGGGCCTGTACGACATCGAGATCGTCGACTGGCACAGCCCGGCCCAGCTCTACGTCCTGAACAGCTGCACGGTGACGGCCAAGGCCGACCAGGAGTGCCGGCGCCTGGCCCGCCAGGTGAAGCGGCGCTTCCCGGCCAGCAAGGTCGTGGTCGTGGGCTGCTACGCCCAGACCCAGCCCGAGGCCCTGACGGCGATCCCCGAGATCGACGGCGTCGTGGGCAACACGGCCAAGGACGACGTGCAGATGTGGCTGCCCGAGGTGCTGGGCGACGACGTGCCGACCCTGAAGGTGGAGGAGTTCGCCGCCGATCCGGTCTTCGACTCGCCCCTGATCGACGAGTTCTCCGGCCGCAGCCGGGCCTTCGTCAAGATCCAGGACGGCTGCAACCTGCGCTGCACCTACTGCCTGATCTGGCGGGCCCGCGGGCCCGGCCGCAGCCGCAGCGTCGACGATGTGCTGGCCCAGTTGCGCGTGCTCGTGGACAAGGGCTACCCCGAGACCATCCTGGCCGGGATCCACCTCGGCGGCTACGGCCGCGACACGGACGCGCGTCTGCTGCTGCCCGACCTGCTCGACCGCTGCCTGGCCGAGCTGCCCGACCTGCGCATCCGCCTGAGCAGCATCCACCCCAACGAGGTGACGCCCCGGCTGCTCGACTTCTACCGCGACAACCCCCGCATGCGGCCCCACCTGCACATCAGCCTGCAGAGCGGCAGCAGCGGCGTCCTCAAGCGCATGAAGCGGCCCTACCGCGGGGACCGGGCGTGGGAGGCCATCCGCGCGGCGGCGGCGGTCCAGCCGCACTTCGGCCTGGGCGCCGACATCATCGTCGGTTTCCCGGGCGAGACCGACGCCGAGTTCGAGGAGACGCGGCGCATGATCGCCGAACTGCCCTTCAGCTACCTGCACGTGTTCCGCTTCTCGCCGCGGCCCGGCACCGCCGCCGCCGACATGCCGGACCAGGTGCACCCCGAGACCATCGCCGCCCGCAGCGAGATCCTGCGCCGCCTGGCGGACGCCAAGCAGGAGGAGTTCGCGCGCGCCCTGGTGGGCACCGTGCGCGAAGCGGTCGTCGAGGCCGAATCCGCCGTGCCCGGCTGGCGCGACGCCACCACCGACAACTACGTCACCGTTCGCGTGCCCGACGACGGCCGCCGCCCCGGCGCCCTGGTCGCGGTGCGCGCCACCGACTACCGGAACGGCCACCTGCACGCCGAGGTGGTCGACGAGCTGAACCCCCCGATGCGCCTGCCGGAGGTGGGCTGA
- a CDS encoding 30S ribosomal protein S1, with protein sequence MSNPHSTPEDSYRERPGRYSDSRGPRHRDDDDDDSHAAAEVLPTPAAPKLSTSYDEESIVNFDYLEETGSSDDLSHDEMLALINQYEETLTDIQEGQILEGTVIEVRENEVLLNIGFKSEGVINLDEFGAAQIAEGDTFDVFLEKLENQDGLVVLSKERADFLKVWDKIKLAHENGDVVTGLVDRRIKGGLVVKLWGVDTFLPGSQVALRQVPNLEDMIGEEIQCRIIKKNKRRRNVVVSRRIVLEQEREEKKRTLIGELEKGQVRMGVVKNITDFGAFVDLGGIDGLLHITDLSWGRVSHPSEVVTIGQEIEVKVLDFEEQRERISLGLKQLQSYPWDDVEAKYPEESIVRGRVVSITNYGAFVELEKGVEGLIHISEMSWTRHIKHPSKVVSIGDEVDVMVLKIDKENEKISLGLKQCESDPWLTLIERYPVGSTIKGHVRNLTDFGAFVEVEEGIDGLVHISDMSWTRRVRHPKEILKRGDEVTVQILDIDTNKRRISLGIKQLQDNPWPTLAEDYPLGHDLAGTVSRMLDHGVIVEMGDDLEGFVPIGHLGIPKLDKPQYYFREGEKVDLKVIKMDVENRRIVLSIAERLKDFDEAHTAEFISAHPRLEDVVAADEAAAAAGETGDEGMGKDEAAEIMAEEAASMGSANPDEDDE encoded by the coding sequence ATGTCCAACCCCCATTCCACCCCCGAAGACTCCTACCGGGAGCGGCCGGGTCGGTACTCCGACTCGCGCGGCCCTCGTCACCGCGACGACGACGATGACGACAGCCACGCCGCCGCCGAGGTGCTGCCCACGCCGGCCGCGCCGAAGCTGAGCACCTCGTACGACGAGGAGAGCATCGTCAACTTCGACTACCTCGAGGAGACGGGTTCGAGCGACGACCTGTCCCACGACGAGATGCTCGCCCTGATCAACCAGTACGAGGAGACCCTGACCGACATCCAGGAAGGTCAGATCCTCGAGGGCACCGTCATCGAGGTCCGCGAGAACGAGGTCCTGCTGAACATCGGCTTCAAGAGCGAGGGTGTGATCAACCTCGACGAATTCGGCGCCGCCCAGATCGCCGAGGGCGACACCTTCGACGTCTTCCTCGAGAAGCTCGAGAACCAGGACGGCCTGGTCGTGCTCTCGAAGGAGCGCGCCGACTTCCTCAAGGTGTGGGACAAGATCAAGCTGGCCCACGAGAACGGCGACGTCGTCACCGGCCTCGTCGACCGTCGCATCAAGGGTGGTCTGGTCGTGAAGCTGTGGGGCGTGGACACCTTCCTGCCCGGCAGCCAGGTGGCCCTGCGTCAGGTGCCGAACCTGGAGGACATGATCGGCGAGGAGATCCAGTGCCGGATCATCAAGAAGAACAAGCGGCGGCGCAACGTCGTCGTTTCCCGGCGGATCGTGCTGGAGCAGGAGCGCGAGGAGAAGAAGCGCACGCTCATCGGCGAGCTGGAGAAGGGCCAGGTCCGCATGGGCGTGGTCAAGAACATCACCGACTTCGGCGCCTTCGTCGACCTCGGCGGCATCGACGGCCTGCTGCACATCACCGACCTGAGCTGGGGCCGCGTCTCGCACCCGAGCGAGGTCGTGACCATCGGCCAGGAGATCGAGGTCAAGGTCCTCGACTTCGAGGAGCAGCGTGAGCGCATCAGCCTCGGCCTGAAGCAGCTGCAGTCGTACCCCTGGGACGACGTCGAGGCCAAGTACCCCGAGGAGAGCATCGTCCGCGGCCGCGTGGTGTCGATCACCAACTACGGCGCGTTCGTCGAGCTCGAGAAGGGCGTCGAGGGCCTGATCCACATCTCCGAGATGAGCTGGACGCGCCACATCAAGCACCCGTCGAAGGTCGTCAGCATCGGCGACGAGGTCGACGTGATGGTGCTGAAGATCGACAAGGAGAACGAGAAGATCAGCCTGGGCCTCAAGCAGTGCGAGAGCGACCCCTGGCTGACCCTGATCGAGCGCTACCCGGTGGGCTCGACCATCAAGGGCCACGTGCGCAACCTGACCGACTTCGGCGCCTTCGTCGAGGTCGAGGAGGGCATCGACGGCCTGGTGCACATCTCGGACATGAGCTGGACGCGCCGCGTGCGGCACCCCAAGGAGATCCTGAAGCGGGGCGACGAGGTCACCGTCCAGATCCTGGACATCGACACCAACAAGCGCCGCATCAGCCTGGGCATCAAGCAGCTGCAGGACAACCCCTGGCCGACCCTGGCCGAGGACTACCCGCTGGGCCACGACCTCGCGGGCACCGTCAGCCGCATGCTCGATCACGGCGTGATCGTGGAGATGGGCGACGACCTGGAGGGCTTCGTGCCCATCGGGCACCTGGGGATCCCCAAGCTGGACAAGCCCCAGTACTACTTCCGCGAGGGCGAGAAGGTCGACCTGAAGGTGATCAAGATGGACGTGGAGAACCGCCGCATCGTGCTCTCCATCGCCGAGCGCCTGAAGGACTTCGACGAGGCCCACACCGCGGAGTTCATCAGCGCCCATCCGCGCCTGGAGGACGTGGTCGCCGCCGACGAGGCCGCCGCGGCCGCCGGCGAGACGGGCGACGAGGGCATGGGCAAGGACGAAGCCGCGGAGATCATGGCCGAAGAGGCCGCCTCCATGGGTTCGGCCAACCCCGACGAGGACGACGAGTAG
- a CDS encoding LapA family protein, with translation MWLFRGFVFLILLFALVYFFVTNSGQSVDINLFGKSFLGISIYWVVVTSFLLGFATSFVLAALREFRFHREIARLKRDGGAKDREIADLRTLPLRPDQPRSAETEGTPQ, from the coding sequence GTGTGGCTGTTTAGAGGCTTCGTCTTCCTGATCCTCCTGTTCGCGCTGGTCTACTTCTTCGTCACCAACAGCGGCCAGTCGGTCGACATCAACCTGTTCGGGAAGTCCTTCCTGGGCATCTCCATCTACTGGGTCGTGGTGACGAGCTTCCTGCTCGGCTTCGCCACCAGCTTCGTGCTGGCCGCCCTGCGGGAGTTCCGCTTCCACCGCGAGATCGCCCGCCTGAAGCGCGACGGCGGGGCCAAGGACCGCGAGATCGCCGACCTGCGCACCCTGCCCCTGCGGCCCGACCAGCCCAGGAGCGCGGAGACGGAGGGTACGCCGCAGTGA